A section of the Flavobacterium ardleyense genome encodes:
- the bcp gene encoding thioredoxin-dependent thiol peroxidase: MTKFKVGDKAPDFEGLDQDGNIHKLNDYIGKKLVIFFFPKASTPGCTAQAKNLSENYQEFEAKNYRILGISADSQERQAKFKDKYEMPFPLIADEDKKILEAYDVWGEKKFMGKTFDGIKRTTFVIDESGNIEDIITAVKTKEHTAQILK, from the coding sequence ATGACAAAGTTTAAGGTAGGAGATAAGGCTCCAGATTTTGAAGGACTGGATCAAGACGGTAATATTCATAAACTGAACGATTATATTGGAAAGAAACTTGTTATTTTCTTCTTTCCAAAAGCAAGTACACCCGGTTGCACTGCACAAGCCAAGAATCTATCAGAAAACTACCAGGAATTTGAGGCTAAGAATTATAGAATTCTAGGCATTAGTGCTGATAGTCAAGAACGTCAAGCTAAGTTTAAAGATAAATACGAGATGCCTTTTCCATTAATTGCCGACGAAGACAAAAAGATTTTGGAAGCCTACGATGTTTGGGGTGAGAAGAAATTTATGGGTAAAACTTTTGACGGAATAAAACGCACAACTTTTGTAATTGACGAAAGCGGAAATATCGAAGATATAATTACGGCAGTCAAAACCAAAGAACATACAGCTCAAATTTTAAAGTAA
- a CDS encoding endonuclease III domain-containing protein yields MNKKERVQFVIDQLDRLYPNIEVPLDHKDPYTLLIAVLLSAQCTDIKVNQITPLLFAKADNPYDMVKMSVEEIREIIKPCGLSPMKSKGIFGLSKMIIEQYDGEVPATYEALESFPAVGHKTASVVMSQGFGFPAFPVDTHIHRLMYRWNLTNGKNVEQTERDAKRLFPIEKWNDIHLQMIWYGRQYSPARGWDLEKDIITRTIGRKSILDEYSKKKS; encoded by the coding sequence ATGAATAAAAAAGAACGAGTTCAGTTTGTAATTGACCAATTAGATAGACTCTACCCTAACATTGAAGTACCGCTTGACCACAAAGACCCATATACTTTATTAATTGCAGTACTGCTTTCGGCACAGTGCACAGATATAAAAGTAAATCAGATAACACCATTATTGTTTGCGAAAGCTGATAATCCTTACGATATGGTAAAAATGTCCGTAGAAGAAATACGGGAAATAATTAAACCCTGTGGATTAAGTCCGATGAAATCGAAGGGGATTTTTGGTCTTTCAAAGATGATTATCGAACAATATGATGGTGAGGTTCCTGCAACGTATGAAGCACTAGAGTCTTTCCCTGCGGTAGGGCATAAAACGGCATCTGTTGTAATGTCCCAAGGGTTTGGTTTTCCAGCATTTCCTGTTGACACTCACATTCACCGTCTCATGTATCGATGGAATCTCACAAACGGAAAAAATGTCGAACAGACTGAGCGAGATGCCAAACGGCTATTTCCTATAGAAAAGTGGAATGATATCCACTTACAGATGATTTGGTATGGTAGACAATATTCTCCGGCAAGAGGTTGGGATTTAGAAAAAGATATTATTACAAGGACAATTGGAAGAAAATCAATTTTGGACGAATATTCTAAAAAAAAATCCTGA
- a CDS encoding RNA polymerase sigma factor translates to MATNTTTDALLVKNYIAGDEKSLEILINRHQSKIYGFIYSKISDRNLSDDIFQDTFIKVIKTLKSNSYNEEGKFLPWVMRIAHNLVIDHFRGTKKMPMFRETEEFSIFSIMSDNVPNIESRIITSQVEEDIRKIIEELPADQKEVLMMRMYQDLSFREISELTGVSINTALGRMRYALMNMRKVIDKHQIVLTN, encoded by the coding sequence ATGGCTACTAACACAACTACTGACGCTTTATTGGTGAAGAATTATATTGCTGGTGACGAGAAATCATTAGAAATATTAATTAATAGACATCAATCAAAAATATACGGTTTTATCTATTCAAAAATTTCTGACAGAAATCTTTCTGACGATATTTTTCAAGATACCTTTATTAAAGTTATTAAGACTTTAAAATCAAATTCTTACAATGAAGAAGGTAAATTCCTACCGTGGGTGATGCGAATTGCACATAATTTGGTAATTGATCATTTTCGTGGTACCAAGAAGATGCCAATGTTTCGAGAAACCGAAGAATTTTCTATCTTCTCAATAATGTCAGATAATGTACCTAATATCGAAAGTAGGATTATCACTTCGCAAGTAGAAGAAGATATCCGTAAAATTATCGAAGAGCTTCCAGCTGATCAAAAAGAAGTGTTGATGATGAGAATGTATCAAGATTTGAGCTTTAGAGAAATTTCTGAACTTACCGGAGTAAGTATCAATACTGCCTTAGGAAGAATGAGATACGCGCTGATGAATATGCGTAAAGTTATTGACAAGCATCAAATAGTTTTGACAAACTAG
- the uvrA gene encoding excinuclease ABC subunit UvrA, whose amino-acid sequence MQKDFSKLDPKTNIIIKGAEIHNLKKLDVVIPRNKLVVITGLSGSGKSSLAFDTLYAEGQRRYVESLSSYARQFLGRLDKPKVEYIKGIAPAIAIEQKVNTTNARSTVGTSTEIYDYLKLLYARIGKTISPISGQEVKKDTVTDVVKKVSEFEIGSRWLLLAPIVLEKDRPLEDKLKALLQQGFARILVDNETVRLDEIADIKFAKKEILLIVDRIVVADDEAFFNRLADSVQVAFYEGKGICYLQEVDAKNRIEFSSNFDLDGISFLEPNVHLFSFNNPYGACPVCQGYGNIIGIDAELVIPNTSLSIYENAIFPWRGESMSYYRDELVKNSHRFDFPIHKPYFELSDEHKALLWTGNSYFTGLNDFFKELESKNYKIQNRVMLSRYRGKTKCYSCLGRRLRVEANYVKVGDKTISELVDLSIKKIIPFFQELTLSEHDAIIAKRLLIEINNRLSFLSQVGLDYLTINRNSATLSGGESQRINLATSLGSSLVGSMYILDEPSIGLHPKDTERLIKVLIALRELGNTVIVVEHDEDIMKAADMIIDIGPEAGTYGGELVAQGTYDEILRSDSLTSKYLNGDLKIEVPRIRRKSDAYIEILGARENNLKNIDVRFPLEMLTVITGVSGSGKSTLVKKILFPAMQKHLDGPGEKSGQFTEMRGHYHKIRHIEYVDQNPIGRSSRSNPVTYIKAYDDIRDLFSKEKLSKIRGYQPKHFSFNVDGGRCETCKGEGSINVEMVFMADVQLPCDDCGGKRFKKDVLEVRFEGKNIDDILTMTVDDAVEFFTETKQTKIMQKLQPLQDVGLGYVQLGQSSSTLSGGEAQRIKLATFLVKGVTKEKALFVFDEPTTGLHFHDIKKLLASFEALIDKGHSIIVIEHNLDLIKCADYIIDIGPEGGENGGFVLATGTPEEVARNKKSITGQYLKEKL is encoded by the coding sequence ATGCAGAAAGATTTTAGCAAGTTGGATCCAAAAACCAACATTATAATAAAAGGAGCAGAAATTCACAACCTCAAAAAATTAGATGTTGTAATTCCGAGGAACAAATTAGTAGTAATTACAGGGCTTTCCGGTTCTGGAAAATCTAGTCTAGCTTTTGACACCTTGTACGCCGAAGGACAGCGTCGATATGTAGAAAGTTTGTCATCCTATGCCCGTCAATTCCTTGGCAGACTAGACAAGCCAAAAGTTGAATATATAAAAGGAATCGCTCCGGCAATCGCAATTGAACAGAAAGTAAATACTACAAACGCTCGATCGACTGTAGGAACATCTACCGAAATCTACGATTATCTTAAGCTATTATACGCTCGTATTGGCAAGACAATTTCTCCAATTTCTGGACAAGAAGTCAAAAAAGACACGGTCACAGATGTGGTTAAGAAAGTGTCTGAGTTTGAAATAGGCTCACGGTGGTTATTACTAGCGCCAATAGTTTTAGAAAAAGACAGACCTCTTGAAGACAAGCTAAAGGCATTGTTACAGCAAGGATTTGCGAGAATTTTAGTAGACAACGAAACCGTTCGATTGGATGAAATTGCAGATATTAAATTTGCCAAAAAAGAAATTCTGTTAATTGTTGATCGAATTGTTGTGGCCGACGATGAAGCATTTTTTAATAGATTGGCAGATTCTGTACAAGTGGCTTTTTATGAAGGAAAAGGTATTTGCTACCTTCAAGAAGTTGATGCTAAGAATCGTATAGAATTCAGCAGTAATTTTGATTTAGATGGCATTAGTTTTCTTGAACCAAATGTTCACCTTTTTAGTTTTAATAATCCTTATGGTGCTTGTCCAGTATGTCAAGGATATGGAAATATTATTGGAATTGATGCAGAATTGGTCATTCCAAATACGTCATTGAGTATTTACGAAAATGCTATTTTTCCGTGGCGTGGCGAATCAATGAGTTACTACAGAGATGAATTAGTTAAAAATTCACACCGTTTTGACTTTCCAATCCACAAACCATATTTTGAACTTTCTGATGAGCACAAAGCATTACTGTGGACAGGAAATAGTTATTTTACCGGTCTAAATGATTTTTTTAAGGAATTAGAATCAAAAAACTACAAAATTCAGAATCGCGTTATGCTATCGCGTTATCGCGGAAAAACAAAATGTTATTCTTGTCTTGGGCGACGACTGAGAGTTGAAGCAAATTATGTTAAAGTTGGCGACAAAACTATTTCTGAATTGGTCGATTTGTCCATCAAAAAGATTATTCCATTTTTTCAAGAATTAACATTAAGCGAGCACGACGCAATTATTGCAAAACGTTTGCTGATTGAAATAAATAACCGACTGTCATTCCTTTCTCAAGTTGGTCTGGACTATTTGACCATAAATAGAAACTCTGCAACCTTATCTGGTGGAGAATCTCAAAGAATAAATTTGGCAACTTCTCTAGGTAGTAGCCTTGTAGGGTCGATGTATATTCTTGATGAGCCAAGTATTGGATTGCATCCAAAAGATACTGAGCGCTTGATAAAGGTGCTAATTGCGCTTCGTGAACTTGGTAATACCGTAATTGTAGTAGAGCACGACGAAGATATTATGAAGGCGGCAGATATGATTATTGATATTGGACCAGAAGCTGGAACTTACGGTGGTGAACTTGTTGCGCAAGGAACTTATGATGAAATCTTGCGATCAGACTCGTTAACCTCCAAATATTTAAATGGTGACCTAAAGATTGAAGTTCCAAGAATTAGACGGAAAAGCGATGCTTATATCGAAATTCTTGGTGCTAGAGAAAATAACTTAAAGAATATTGATGTTCGTTTCCCTCTTGAAATGCTTACGGTAATTACTGGAGTATCTGGAAGTGGGAAAAGTACTTTGGTTAAGAAAATTCTTTTTCCGGCGATGCAAAAACATCTCGATGGACCTGGCGAAAAAAGCGGACAGTTTACAGAAATGCGCGGCCATTACCATAAAATTAGACATATTGAATATGTAGATCAGAATCCAATTGGAAGAAGTTCGAGGTCAAATCCTGTGACATATATTAAAGCTTATGACGACATTCGTGACTTATTTTCGAAAGAGAAGCTTTCGAAAATTCGCGGATATCAACCAAAACATTTCTCTTTTAACGTTGATGGCGGTCGTTGCGAAACGTGCAAAGGCGAAGGTTCAATTAATGTGGAAATGGTTTTTATGGCCGATGTGCAGTTGCCGTGCGATGATTGTGGAGGGAAAAGATTCAAAAAAGATGTATTGGAAGTTCGATTTGAAGGAAAAAACATAGACGACATTCTAACGATGACCGTTGACGATGCTGTAGAATTTTTTACAGAAACCAAACAAACTAAAATAATGCAAAAGCTTCAACCCTTGCAAGATGTTGGTCTTGGATACGTACAATTAGGTCAGTCCTCCTCCACTCTGTCTGGCGGGGAAGCACAACGTATCAAACTGGCAACTTTTCTAGTAAAAGGAGTTACAAAGGAGAAAGCTTTATTTGTTTTTGATGAGCCAACCACTGGTTTACATTTTCATGATATCAAAAAACTACTGGCCTCATTTGAAGCTTTAATCGATAAAGGACATTCAATTATTGTAATCGAACACAATCTTGATCTAATTAAATGTGCCGATTATATTATTGATATCGGTCCCGAAGGTGGAGAAAATGGCGGTTTTGTGCTTGCTACTGGAACCCCAGAAGAAGTAGCTAGAAATAAGAAATCAATCACTGGACAATACTTAAAAGAGAAACTTTAA
- a CDS encoding lipopolysaccharide biosynthesis protein, producing MGIVINQSIKNTIITYIGFAIGAVNALFMYPEFLGKTFYGLTGFLLSSANIIMPLMAFGVHNTLVKFYSTYESDLQKSQFLSFVLLLPLLTIIPLSLILLFFYKQIAQSLSVENPIIYDYVWLVPIIGLCMGYFEIFYAWVKVNMKSVLGNFIKEVFLRVLISIFLFAVYFDYITVEQFIYITVAIYLATTLLMLYFAIRVKRLSLNFNFPKNKGQIITYSIFIILSGSVAVLLLDIDKFMLGQYINIDNIAFYSVAIFIATVISVPSRAMHQITYPITAKLMSENKYDELNLLYKKTSITLQIVGGYVLLGILINIKSVYSLLPIEYSGGITVVFLIGFSKYLDLILGNNNAIIFNSKYYKIVLMLGLLLAFFAITLNMILIPLYGIIGAAIATLSAILLYSLAKLLFVVFQMKLFPFTVETLKSFGILLLSFGVFYFWDFNLHPIINIILKSTILTVFFGFINYYLKISPEINQVIDQIFKFILPRKIK from the coding sequence ATGGGCATCGTCATAAATCAATCGATAAAAAATACTATAATTACCTATATAGGATTTGCAATCGGTGCGGTAAATGCACTTTTTATGTATCCAGAATTTCTAGGAAAAACTTTCTACGGACTTACCGGTTTTCTGCTTTCTTCGGCCAATATAATTATGCCTTTAATGGCTTTTGGCGTTCATAATACATTAGTGAAGTTTTATTCCACCTACGAGTCTGACCTTCAAAAGTCACAATTTTTATCATTCGTTCTGCTATTACCGCTGCTCACAATTATTCCGCTCTCTCTAATTCTGTTATTTTTTTATAAGCAAATAGCACAATCATTGTCCGTAGAAAATCCTATCATATACGATTACGTTTGGCTTGTGCCAATCATCGGACTTTGTATGGGTTATTTTGAGATTTTTTATGCTTGGGTCAAAGTCAATATGAAATCAGTTTTAGGGAATTTTATTAAAGAAGTTTTTTTAAGGGTTTTAATTTCGATATTTCTCTTTGCCGTTTATTTCGACTACATCACCGTTGAGCAGTTTATTTATATTACGGTAGCAATTTATTTGGCTACAACTCTGCTGATGCTGTATTTTGCCATTCGCGTCAAGCGATTGTCTTTAAATTTTAATTTTCCAAAAAATAAAGGCCAGATTATTACCTATTCTATCTTTATAATTCTATCGGGCAGTGTGGCAGTTTTACTTTTGGATATCGACAAATTTATGCTCGGACAATACATTAACATTGACAACATTGCATTTTATTCTGTTGCAATTTTTATCGCCACCGTGATTTCGGTACCTAGTCGTGCGATGCATCAAATAACTTATCCAATCACTGCAAAGTTGATGAGCGAGAACAAATACGACGAGCTTAATCTACTTTACAAAAAAACCTCTATTACGCTTCAGATCGTTGGAGGATATGTTTTATTGGGAATTTTGATAAATATCAAATCTGTCTATTCACTCTTACCAATTGAATATTCTGGCGGAATTACTGTTGTATTTCTAATTGGTTTTTCAAAATATTTAGATTTAATATTAGGGAATAATAATGCAATTATCTTTAATTCAAAATACTATAAAATTGTGTTGATGCTGGGACTTTTGCTTGCGTTTTTTGCGATTACTTTGAATATGATTCTAATTCCATTGTACGGAATTATCGGTGCAGCAATTGCTACATTATCAGCAATTTTACTTTATAGTCTTGCCAAATTACTTTTTGTAGTTTTCCAGATGAAATTATTTCCATTTACTGTTGAGACACTCAAATCGTTTGGCATATTACTGCTAAGCTTTGGAGTTTTCTATTTTTGGGATTTTAATTTACACCCCATTATTAATATTATTTTAAAGTCGACCATTTTGACTGTTTTCTTTGGATTTATAAATTACTATCTAAAAATATCACCCGAAATTAATCAGGTGATAGATCAAATTTTTAAATTTATTCTGCCTCGAAAAATTAAATAA
- a CDS encoding glycosyltransferase family 4 protein: protein MKKERKKVLIITYYWPPAGGPGVQRWLKFVKYLPDFDIEPIVYIPENPTYPILDSDLENDVSKQATILRKRIFEPYRIASIFGSGNIKKISKGIIPHQRKQSFFERASLWIRGNLFIPDARVFWVKPSITYLDKYIKENKIETIISTGPPHSVHLIGLGLKKLNNITWIADFRDPWTTIGYHKSLKLTAQSQQRHISLEKEVLNTADSVIVTSRTTKVEFSKITSKPIEIITNGYDAEKVQKKALDTKFSLAHIGSFLSERNPRILWKALKELIKEEPGFADNFELKLAGAVSPIILANIDEFGLTKFLNNLGYLAHKEAVAEQRAAQVLLLIEIDSEETNGIIPGKIFEYMVSGRPVIGIGPDMSDFAEIITETNTGVFINYDEKDKLKETILAYYTQYLQGNLKSNAVGLQKYSRKNLTSQLAQILKK from the coding sequence TTGAAAAAAGAGAGAAAGAAAGTTTTGATCATCACTTACTACTGGCCGCCTGCAGGGGGACCGGGTGTACAGCGATGGTTGAAATTTGTCAAATATCTGCCAGATTTCGATATTGAACCAATCGTTTATATTCCCGAAAATCCGACTTATCCAATTCTCGATTCAGATCTTGAAAATGATGTTTCAAAACAGGCAACAATTTTGCGTAAGCGAATTTTTGAACCTTACAGAATAGCTTCAATCTTCGGTAGTGGCAATATCAAGAAGATTAGCAAAGGAATTATTCCGCATCAGCGAAAGCAATCATTCTTTGAAAGGGCATCATTATGGATTCGGGGAAATTTATTTATTCCAGATGCCCGGGTATTCTGGGTGAAGCCGTCAATTACTTATTTAGATAAATATATTAAGGAGAATAAGATTGAAACTATAATTTCAACTGGACCACCTCACAGTGTTCATCTAATTGGTCTTGGGCTTAAAAAGTTGAATAATATTACTTGGATTGCAGATTTTAGAGATCCGTGGACTACCATTGGGTATCATAAGTCTTTAAAATTAACGGCACAATCGCAGCAGCGCCATATTTCCTTAGAAAAAGAAGTACTTAATACTGCCGATTCTGTAATTGTAACTTCTAGAACTACGAAAGTTGAATTTTCGAAGATTACTTCCAAGCCAATCGAAATCATTACAAATGGCTATGACGCTGAAAAAGTTCAGAAGAAAGCATTGGATACAAAATTTTCTTTGGCGCATATTGGATCTTTTCTTTCTGAACGTAATCCGCGTATATTATGGAAAGCTTTGAAAGAGCTAATCAAGGAAGAACCTGGCTTCGCTGATAATTTTGAATTAAAATTGGCGGGAGCAGTTAGTCCTATTATTCTGGCTAATATTGATGAATTTGGTTTGACAAAATTCCTAAACAATTTGGGATATTTGGCGCATAAGGAGGCTGTTGCCGAACAAAGAGCTGCGCAAGTCTTGCTTTTAATCGAAATTGACTCGGAAGAAACGAATGGAATTATTCCAGGAAAAATTTTCGAATATATGGTATCGGGCAGGCCGGTTATCGGAATTGGACCCGATATGTCTGATTTTGCCGAAATCATTACAGAAACCAACACGGGTGTTTTTATCAATTACGACGAAAAAGATAAATTGAAAGAAACTATTTTAGCATATTATACACAATATCTTCAAGGAAATTTAAAGTCAAATGCGGTGGGATTACAGAAATATTCTAGAAAAAATTTGACTTCTCAATTGGCACAAATTTTAAAGAAGTAG